The Stenotrophomonas maltophilia genome segment GGCAACCTGCTGGCCGAAGCGGTGTCGGTGTTCCGCACCGGTGCAGCCGCGGCAGCCGTATCGGTCCCGCGCGCGCTTGCGGCGGTAGCGGCCTCGGTCACGCCGGTGAGACGCCCGGCGGTGCTGTCACCGCGCATCGAGCCGACGTTGGCTGCCAATGCGGGTGGCTGGGAAGAGTTCTAGCAAGGCAGCACGCCGGTAGGGAGACGGCGCCCATCACGATGGCTGATCGTGATGGGCGCGGATTCTCTTCCTGAACGCGCGATGGCCGATGAGGCGGCGGACACGCGCATTTCACTTCCGGTTGCCAACCGCAGGTGGACACTTGCGCCATACCGGAACTCAGGAGATGGCCATGAAGACCTCGACCCGATTGCTTGTGCTGGGCACGCTGCTGGCGGCTTCGTCGGTGGCCGGTGCGCAGATGTATGGGCCGCGCGATGAGGGACGCAAGTTCAATGACGGCAGCCGCGTGGTCTGCAAGAACGTGGAAGTGCAGCGCAACTCGCGCGATCCGAACCGCATCACGGGTACCGCTACCGGCGCAGTGATCGGCGGCCTGCTGGGCAACCAGGTGGGCGGCGGTAACGGCAAGAAGCTTGCAACCGTGGCCGGCGCCGTGGCCGGTGGTGCGGCCGGCCGCCAGATCCAAGGCAACCAGCAGCAGAAGAACGGTGACCGCGTGGTTGAACGTCGCTGCGAACGCGTCTATCGCTGATCGATCGCCGAAAGTCCCCGTTTCCCCTTCCACACCGCAGTACCCGAACGCCGGCCCCACGCCGGCGTTCTTCGTTGCAGGAAAAAGGGGACGGAGGGAATTAAGTCGCAATCCCCCAAACCGGCCGTTTACGACTTAATCCCCTCCGTCCCCTTTTCTGCGAGGAGGCGCCAGGTGGCGAGGCTGCCGTAGAGCAGCAGCAGGACGGTGAGGGTGATCAGTTCGTGGCTGACGTCGGCCAGGCTGGCGTCCATCTGGTTCAGCCGCACCATCAGGTTGATGCCGGAGGTGGTAGGCAGCAGCTGCGCCAGCCAGACCAGCGGTTGCGGCGTCATCACTGCCGGCCACGACAGGTTGGCCAGGAAGAACAGCGGGATCGAGGTGGCGATGATGTACTGGAAGGCGCGTTCGCGGGTGCGGAAGAAGCTGCCGACGAACAGGCCGAAAACCACGGTAGCGGCGATGAACAGGGTGCCGCCCAGCAGCTGGCCCAGTGGGTTTCCGCCGCGCGGATAGTCCTGCACCCAGGCGGTGAACCCGGCGTACCAGAACAGGCCGAACAGGCCGATCAGGCCGAAGCCCATCGCCATGCCGGCCAGGGTCGGGAGGTCGAAGCGCAGGCGCCGGCCGAGTGCAAGACGACGACCACCGAGCAGCACGCCGATGCCCATCAGCAGGGTCTGGTGCACGATCAGCTCGGCCACGCCGGGCACGATGGCGCTGCCATAGCCTTCCTGTGTGTTGTACAGCGGGCGCTGCACCAGGGTGACCGGCGGCGCCTGTGGCGCGCCCATGAAGGCGGCCTGGCCGACCACGGCGTCACGCCCGAACGCGCCCAGTGCGTCGGCCACGCTGCCCAGCACCCAGCTGGCACGGCCCAGGTAGGCGCCGTTGCCGAGCAGCACCAGCTTGGCCGGGTGGCCGCGCAGGATGTCGCGCTCCAGGTTGGCCGGGATCAGCACGATGCCTTCGGCATGGCCGGCTTCCAGCTGCTGACGCGCACTGTCGATGTCCGCCGGTTGCCCGACCACGCGTGCAACGCGGAGCGCATCGAGCTTGCGCAGCAGCTCGCGGCTGGTCGCGCTGTGGTCTTCGTCCACCACCAGCACCGGCAGGTTGCCGGCCACCTGGTGACGGTACGCGGCCGGGTAGAAGAACGAATACAGGATCACCGCGCCGACCATCACAACGATCGCGTAGCGGTCGCACAGCACCGCCATCAGGGTCTGCCGCAGGCTGCGCCACAGTGCGCTCATGCGTCGGCTCCCTCAGGCTGCGCGGCTTCCGGCGTACGCGCAAAGACGATCAGGCGCAGGCCGCCAATGCCTCCTGCCACCACCGCCATCAGCAGCAATGTGGCCAACGGCCACACCGAAACCTGCAGCGGCGAACCGATGAACTGCTGCTGGGTTTGCAGCTTGATGTAGGCGCTGAGTGGCAGCAGCTGATGCCAGATGCGGGTGAACAGGGGGCCATCCAGCACCGGGAAGGTAGCGCTGGAGAACGCCAGTGCGGTGCCGATGCTGAGGCCGACCGCGGACAGCGCGGTACCCATGTCGCGGGTGACGCCGACGAAGAACAACGCGTAGGCGGCCGTGGCCAGGTAGAACAGTGGCTGTGCGAGCAGCAGCAGGAGCACGCTGCCGGCCACACCATCGCCGCGCAGCCAGGCCAGGTAACCGATGCCGAGCGCGCCATACAGCGAAAACAGCAGGATGTACGGCGCGACCTTGCCGGCAATCGCCGACCACGGCGTTCGATCCAGCCAGGCGGGCAGGGTGCCGTCGCGGATCTCGCGGCCGAGGCTGCCGGCCACCGCAAGTGCCAGTACCAGCGACAGCACGGCTGGGAAGATCAGCGGCAGCAGGAACAACTCGTAGCTGCGCGCAGGGTTGTACAGGATGTCCGACTGCACCGCGATCGGTGCCGCACGCAGCTTGCCGGGGCCGACCTGCAGGCCGATGCGTTCGCGCAGCAGGCGTGCGTTCCAGGCCGAGACTGCGTCGCCGATATCGCGCGACGCAGATTGGCCGGTGGTCATGTAGGTGGCGTTGTAATAGGCGAACACCGTGCCCTGGCGTCCACGCAGCGCTTGCCGGGTGACATCGCGCGGCACCAGTACGATGGCAAACACGTCCAGCCTGCGCAGCTGCGAACGCGCGTCCTCCAGGTCCGCCGGCTGGCTGGCGATGCGTACGCCGGGGCTGGCATCGAGCATGCGCAGCAGCAGGCGGCTGTCACTGCTGTGGTCGAGGTCGACCACGGCAATGGGGATGTCGCGCATCACCGACGGCGAGAACATCCACGCCATCACCGCCAGCATCAGCAGGGGCAGCACGGTGACCAGCAGCAGGTCGGCACGGTTGCCGCGCAGCGACTGCAGCTCGCGCCGCCACGAAGCAGCGAAGCCGTTGCGGTCCGGGCTCAGTGCTGGGGCCATGCGAACAGCACGCTCATGCCGGGGCGGAAGCCCTCGATGCGGCGTACCGGGCGCACCCGCACCTCGAAGCTGCGGACGTCGTAGCCGGACGACTGGCGGGTGGTCCGCCAGGTCGCATAGTCACCGGCCGGATTGATGAAATAGACCTCGAACTCGCCTTCCTGGCCAAGCGCCGGCACGCTGCCCCGCAGCTTGCTGCCGACCTTCAGGCCCTGCATCTGCGATTCGCGCAGGTTCATCGCCACCCACATGCGATCAATGTCGACCAGG includes the following:
- a CDS encoding ABC transporter permease — encoded protein: MAPALSPDRNGFAASWRRELQSLRGNRADLLLVTVLPLLMLAVMAWMFSPSVMRDIPIAVVDLDHSSDSRLLLRMLDASPGVRIASQPADLEDARSQLRRLDVFAIVLVPRDVTRQALRGRQGTVFAYYNATYMTTGQSASRDIGDAVSAWNARLLRERIGLQVGPGKLRAAPIAVQSDILYNPARSYELFLLPLIFPAVLSLVLALAVAGSLGREIRDGTLPAWLDRTPWSAIAGKVAPYILLFSLYGALGIGYLAWLRGDGVAGSVLLLLLAQPLFYLATAAYALFFVGVTRDMGTALSAVGLSIGTALAFSSATFPVLDGPLFTRIWHQLLPLSAYIKLQTQQQFIGSPLQVSVWPLATLLLMAVVAGGIGGLRLIVFARTPEAAQPEGADA
- a CDS encoding glycine zipper 2TM domain-containing protein, whose amino-acid sequence is MAMKTSTRLLVLGTLLAASSVAGAQMYGPRDEGRKFNDGSRVVCKNVEVQRNSRDPNRITGTATGAVIGGLLGNQVGGGNGKKLATVAGAVAGGAAGRQIQGNQQQKNGDRVVERRCERVYR
- a CDS encoding ABC transporter permease; the encoded protein is MSALWRSLRQTLMAVLCDRYAIVVMVGAVILYSFFYPAAYRHQVAGNLPVLVVDEDHSATSRELLRKLDALRVARVVGQPADIDSARQQLEAGHAEGIVLIPANLERDILRGHPAKLVLLGNGAYLGRASWVLGSVADALGAFGRDAVVGQAAFMGAPQAPPVTLVQRPLYNTQEGYGSAIVPGVAELIVHQTLLMGIGVLLGGRRLALGRRLRFDLPTLAGMAMGFGLIGLFGLFWYAGFTAWVQDYPRGGNPLGQLLGGTLFIAATVVFGLFVGSFFRTRERAFQYIIATSIPLFFLANLSWPAVMTPQPLVWLAQLLPTTSGINLMVRLNQMDASLADVSHELITLTVLLLLYGSLATWRLLAEKGTEGIKS